GAAGGTGAAATAAAAACAGATGATAATGTTGTATTAGCTGCGTTTGGGAGTGGATTTACTTGGGGTAGTGTAATTATTAAAAGGTAATTTAATACCTGCGCAGACAAGGAGTCTTAAAAAATAAAACAACTATTTCTAAAGATTACTAGGTCCTAGGGCCTTGTAATGGCATAAAAAAAAGCCAGAAACATATATTATGTTTCTGGCTTTTTAACTAACTACTTAAACTTAACTATATAAATCTCTCTCTTGTTTTTTGTTGTGAAGACTAATTCAAATAAAAATAATAAAACTGATTTACTGTCTTGTTATTATTAAGACGCATAAAAGTGTTTTTTATTACGCTGACTATTAGTGTTTAACGTGTATTTAACAGTGTTAAGGCCTTAAACAAAAAATGGTGTTAAAAAAACAAAACCCCAAAGCTGATCAGGCTTTGGGGTTTTTATCTAGCAACTAACTTAAACACTAACCATTAACTGTTTGTTAGCTACTAAATAACCTCTAGATGGTATTGTTTATACTATTACATAAATCCACCACCGGATTTAGTATCGTTGTCTCTTTGTTTTCTTGATTTAGCTCTGTATTTTCCACCACCAAAACGGTAAGATAAACGTGCTGAAATTTGTTGACTCTCCCAGTTAAACTGACCTTGTTGTAAATAAGGGGTTTGACCTTCAAATTGCGCATACATGGTGTCAAAAATATCATTATAACTTAAACTTAAACTGGCTTTGCCTTCTAAGAAGCTATAACGCATCCCTAAGTTGACCATTAACATGTCTTCCATTTCAAATTGTATGTTTTTGTTTTTTCCGCTGTACATTCCAAAAGCAGATAAGCTTAAGGCTTTAGTGACTTTAAAATTGTTAAAGGCTCTAACGTTCCAAACAATATTGTCAACTTTAACCGTGTTTAAAACAATGTTTTGGTTGGTGTCAAAAGATTCGGCAACACTTTTTTGTGTTTGAGAAAATAGATCAAAACTACTATTAATACTCCACCATTTGGTTGGTCTATAATTTGATGATAATTCTACTCCGTAGGCAGACGAGTTGTCAAAATTTAAGTTTGTAAAAAATAGTCTGTTAACATCTGATCTATCAATAAGGATGGCTTGTTGTATTTCGTCTTCAATAATTCTGTAAAATGCACCAGCAGTAATACTACCGTTTTTAAGTTGTCTTGTGTAGTTAGTTTCAATCGAGTTTGTAAACTGCGGACGCAACTCTTGATTTCCAAATTGAGAGATTAAAGGCGTACTCCATTCTGGTAAAGGATTAACTTGTCCAATACCTGGACGATCGACACGTCTACTATAGTTTAATTGAAACGAATTTTTATCTGATGCAGTGTAGGTTAAAAACGCTGAAGGATAGAGTCTAAAATAATCATTATCAAATGGGATTGTCGTCTCTTCGTTTGAAGCTAAATCTTTTTTGAAAGCTTCCGAATCTACAGCAACAGTCTCTGCGCGTAATCCAACTTGATAACTCCATTTGTCTAATGTTTTACCATAAGTAGCGTAAGCAGAATAAATATCTCGTGTATAATCAAAAGTAGTGGTTGTAGGGATGTAAACTCCAGATTGATTAGTTTCTCTCGCATCAGATTGATAAAAAATAGTGGTGTTAAACAAGCGGGCTTGTAAACCAAATTCTAATTTAGTCGTTTCGGATATAGGGTTACTATAATCTAGATTTATTGTAGAACTTTTTCTGTCTGTGTCTGTGTTCTCTATAAAGTTTGGTCGTTGTGAGCTAAAAAAGTTATTTCTAGAATCTGATAAACCATTATATGTATTGTGATCAACCTCTAATTCTATACTATGTCCATCGTCATTAAAGTCATGCTTGTAGTTAAAATTGTATTGTTCAGAATCGTTTCCGTTATCATTTCTAGTATACTGAGATTCGTTTAAAGCTGCATTCGCTAAATAATTGATTTCAGAATCAACATTAACCCAACCATCAAATATATTTTGATTCGTAAATACAGAAATAGTGTTTCTATCATCCAAATAATAATCTAAACCGACTTTAAATAAATGGGATTTGTTGTTATTTAGAATTTCAAATTTTTGTTGAATATCTTGTTCCACTCTATTAATCTCTCCAAAATTGAAGTTTTTGGTGACACTATTATTGTAAGACCCATATAAATTGAATTTTCCATTTCGGTAATTGGCATCAATCGAGCTATTAAATTTAGCTTCTATGTCATGTGATAGCCCGATGTTTATATTTCCATTAAATCCTATTTTTATGTTTTTATGTAGTACAATATTAATAATACCACTCATTCCTTCAGGGTTATATTTAGCAGATGGATTAGTAATTAATTCGATGCTTTTTATAGAAGAAGATGGGATTTGCTTTAGTAATTGTTCTGCAGGAATGTTAGATAATTTACCATCGACCATAACTCTTACATTTTGGTTACCACGTAAACTAATAGATCCTGTTTGTTGATCAACACTTACAGAAGGTAAGTTGTTCATAATCTCGCTAGCAGTCGCACCAGCAGTTTGTAAGTCTTTACCAATAGTAATTACTTTTCTATCTACTTTTTGCTGTATTGTTGAGGTTTCTGCAACTATAGTCACTTCGTCTAGGCTAGTTGCTGCCTCTTCTAAATTAATAGTTCCTAAGTCTATAACTTTATTATCCTTAGTAATAACAATTGTTTTAGTCTGTGGTAAAAAGCCTAAATACTCGATAGTAATTAAATTAGTGCCTTCCGGGATTTGTGTGACTCTAAATTGCCCGTCATTATTTGTAATACCACCAGTTATTAGTTTATTGTTGGTGTCTTTTACAATGACGTTAACATAAGGTAAGGGTTGGTTAAGTGATACGTCTAATACATTACCAGTAACGGTTCCGATTCTGGGTAAAGCATTTGTTTTGTCTTGGGCCTGAATACTAAAGGTTAATAATAGTAAGGCAATGGTGATTAGTTTTTTCATTGTTTGATTGATTATTTGATTGATGTATTTTACTTCTATTATAAAGACGCCTTAATTTGTAAACTGTTACTGTATATTTATATTATTTTTAAATTTTAACAGTTATGAGCAAAAAAACGTTAGTCCTTGGGGCATCACTAAAATTAGATAGATATAGTAATATTGCAATGCGCAAATTGGTTAAGTATGGCCATGATACGGTTGCTTTCGGGATGAAAGCAGGAGAAGTCGTAGGTGTTACTATTGATAAAGAATTACAACAGTATCAAGATCTAGATACTGTTACACTATATTTAAATCCAACACGACAAAAAGAGTATTACACTTATATTATTGGATTAGATCCAAAGCGCGTGATTTTTAATCCAGGTACAGAAAACCCTGAGTTGTACGCCCTTTTAAAAGAAAATAATATCGATTTTGAAGTCGCTTGTACTTTAGTATTGTTGTCTACTAATCAGTATTAGGTTTCGCTTTCGCGGAAATTAAAAGCAGTCCTATAAATGTTATCAAACCATTTAAAGGAAGAATTTCCCAATGGAACACGTATTTCCCAATAAAACTATCAGGAAAGTTTACAGGTAATTCTGTAATAAAATAAGTGATTATAATAGACGCTAGTCCTACAACCCAAGCAAAGTTGTCTTTAATAGAACGCTTGGTAAGTATTCCGAACGCAAACAAACCTAATAAAGGACCATAAGTAAAGGTGGCAAATTTAAATAGGTTGTCGACAACGCTACCTTCTAATTCATTAAAAATAATAACTACTACTACTAGTAATAAGGATACACCAATATGTACTTTTTTACGTAGTGGTTTTTGTTGTGCTAACGGTAATTTTTCAATATTTAAAAAATCAATAGAAAAAGAGGTCGTTAAAGACGTTAGTGCACTATCAGCACTACTGTAAGCTGCAGCAATTAATCCTATTAAAAAGGTGATTTGTAGTCCAAGACCTAAACCTTGGTTCATAGCTATTTCTGGGAATAATAGGTCTGTTCTTACTTTTCCATCTACAACTGGGATAGAGACCCCAAATTGTTCAGAATATATAAATAATAAAGCCCCTAAGGATAAGAATATTACATTAACAAAGACTAATAAAATAGACATGCTAAACATGTTTTTCTTAGCATCACTAGGATTTTTACAAGTTAGGTTTTTTTGCATCATATCTTGGTCTAAACCAGTCATAGCAATCGTTATAAATATACCTCCAATAAAGTATTTCCAGAAATAGATTTTAC
This portion of the Olleya sp. Bg11-27 genome encodes:
- a CDS encoding CoA-binding protein; translated protein: MSKKTLVLGASLKLDRYSNIAMRKLVKYGHDTVAFGMKAGEVVGVTIDKELQQYQDLDTVTLYLNPTRQKEYYTYIIGLDPKRVIFNPGTENPELYALLKENNIDFEVACTLVLLSTNQY
- a CDS encoding sodium:solute symporter yields the protein MTSIQILLLIAAYFGVLILISYFTGKDDSNDVFFKGKKQSPWYVVAFGMIGASLSGVTFISVPGLIEGQQFAYMQGVFGFFVGYLIVLLVLLPLYYKLNVTSIYQYLEQRFGTVSYKTGAFFFLLSRVTGAAFRLFLVALAMQYIVFEALDVPFWLTVVISIALIWLYTKRGGIKTIVWTDTLQTVAMLTSVIVAIFLIVNKLEWSVTEIFNKASFKAKSQLFFFDDVNSKIYFWKYFIGGIFITIAMTGLDQDMMQKNLTCKNPSDAKKNMFSMSILLVFVNVIFLSLGALLFIYSEQFGVSIPVVDGKVRTDLLFPEIAMNQGLGLGLQITFLIGLIAAAYSSADSALTSLTTSFSIDFLNIEKLPLAQQKPLRKKVHIGVSLLLVVVVIIFNELEGSVVDNLFKFATFTYGPLLGLFAFGILTKRSIKDNFAWVVGLASIIITYFITELPVNFPDSFIGKYVFHWEILPLNGLITFIGLLLISAKAKPNTD
- a CDS encoding outer membrane beta-barrel family protein, which gives rise to MKKLITIALLLLTFSIQAQDKTNALPRIGTVTGNVLDVSLNQPLPYVNVIVKDTNNKLITGGITNNDGQFRVTQIPEGTNLITIEYLGFLPQTKTIVITKDNKVIDLGTINLEEAATSLDEVTIVAETSTIQQKVDRKVITIGKDLQTAGATASEIMNNLPSVSVDQQTGSISLRGNQNVRVMVDGKLSNIPAEQLLKQIPSSSIKSIELITNPSAKYNPEGMSGIINIVLHKNIKIGFNGNINIGLSHDIEAKFNSSIDANYRNGKFNLYGSYNNSVTKNFNFGEINRVEQDIQQKFEILNNNKSHLFKVGLDYYLDDRNTISVFTNQNIFDGWVNVDSEINYLANAALNESQYTRNDNGNDSEQYNFNYKHDFNDDGHSIELEVDHNTYNGLSDSRNNFFSSQRPNFIENTDTDRKSSTINLDYSNPISETTKLEFGLQARLFNTTIFYQSDARETNQSGVYIPTTTTFDYTRDIYSAYATYGKTLDKWSYQVGLRAETVAVDSEAFKKDLASNEETTIPFDNDYFRLYPSAFLTYTASDKNSFQLNYSRRVDRPGIGQVNPLPEWSTPLISQFGNQELRPQFTNSIETNYTRQLKNGSITAGAFYRIIEDEIQQAILIDRSDVNRLFFTNLNFDNSSAYGVELSSNYRPTKWWSINSSFDLFSQTQKSVAESFDTNQNIVLNTVKVDNIVWNVRAFNNFKVTKALSLSAFGMYSGKNKNIQFEMEDMLMVNLGMRYSFLEGKASLSLSYNDIFDTMYAQFEGQTPYLQQGQFNWESQQISARLSYRFGGGKYRAKSRKQRDNDTKSGGGFM